TGCGATCGACCGTGTGCATCGAGCGATCCAGCGCGTGCCGCTCGGTATTGAACACCCAGCCGCACTCCTGCGCATTGGCATAGCCCACGCGCCGCCGCGCCCCGCTCGCACGCCCGATCAGCGCGCTGCGCAGCAGCCCCTGCGCATCAATCACCAGGTCGTACCGCTCGGCCCGCAGCCCGCCCAGATACGAAAACACCTCCCCGATCCGCCCGCGCTTCATCGCCCGCCCCAGCGCCCCGCGCGCAAACGGCACCACCCGCGCCACATCAGGGTGCGCCCGCACCGCATCGACAAACGAATCCTGCACCAGCCAGTCGATCCGCGCCGATGGCAGCGCCCGCCGCAGCGACACCAGCACCGGCACCGTCCGGCACACATCGCCCAGAGCGCTCGGGCGAATCAGCAGAATGTGTTGTGGGTCGTGTGCTCGTGCCATGGCGTGCGGCGGATGGTATCGCACGCTCGACTAGGCCGTCAGAGCCCTCGCGACTTCCGAGAGCGTCGTCCGCCCTTGGCGCACCTTCGCAAACCCGTCGGCCCGCAGCACCGTCAGATGCCCCTGCCGCAGTGCCTCGGCCGCGATGTCCGGAGCGTTGCGCCGGTGCATGATCATGTCGCGCAGTTCGTGCGTCAGGCTCAGCAGTTCGTACACACCCACACGCCCGCGATACCCCGTGTTGCGACACGAGCGGCACCCGCGCCCGCGCGTGAGCATCCCACCCTCGGACATCTCGAAATCGGGCGGAATCTCGTCGGCCTCGGGCTTGTACGGCTCGCCGCACTCTTCGCAGATTCGTCGCACCAGACGCTGGGCCATCACGCCCTCGACCGATGACGACACCAGGAACGGCTCGACGCCCATATCGAGCAGGCGCGTCGTCGCGCCCGACGAATCATTGGTGTGCAGCGTGCTGAACACCATGTGCCCGGTCAGCGACGCCTGAATCGCGACCTCCGCCGTCTCCTTGTCGCGGATTTCGCCGACCATCACCACGTCCGGGTCGTGACGCAGAATCGACCGCAGGCCGGCCGCAAACGTCAGGCCCGTCTTCATGTTCACCTGGATCTGGTTCACTCCCGCAACGTGATACTCCACCGGATCCTCGACCGTAATGACCTTGACCGCGTCGGTCACGATCCGGTTCAGACTCGCGTACAGCGTCGTCGACTTGCCCGAGCCGGTCGGGCCCGTGACCAGCACAATGCCATGCGGCCGCGAGATGAGCCTGTCCCACCGCGCCTGAGTCTGCGTATCCATGCCAAGATCGTCAAGCGAGAGCAGCACCGCGGTCTTGCTCAGCACGCGCAGCACCACGCCCTCGCCAAAGAGCATCGGAATCACGCTCATGCGCAGGTCATACTCGGCCGTGGGCGTGTTGGGCGCACGATGCACGAACGTGATGCGCCCGTCCTGAGGCTTGCGTTTCTCAGCGATGTTCAGGCTCGACATGATCTTGAGGCGGCTGACGATCGCCGCGCCGAATCGGTTGATCGTCGCCGGCACATTGGCTTTCTGCAGCACGCCGTCGATGCGATAACGCACAATCAACTCACCCTCGTACGGCTCGATATGCACGTCCGTCGCGCGCTCGTTGATCGCTTCAGAAAGAATGTCGTTGACCAGTTTGATGACCGAGGCTTCCTGCGCCTGCTCGATCTCCTCAGCCTCGCCGCCAGTGATCTGCGCCTGCTCGTCCTTGTCGGCCGACAACTGTTCGAGCGTGTCGCCGCCCACGCCGTAGTGCAGCCTGATGAATTTGCTCAGTTCCTCTTCGTCGGCCAGCACCAGTTCGATCGAGCACCCCGTCAGCAGCCGAAGTTCATCCAGCGCCGTGATCTCGAACGGGTCGCTCGTCGCGATCGTCAGTGTCCCGTTGTGTCGATCGATCGGGACGCAACTCTGCCGGTAGACCAGTTTCGGCGGCAGCATCGACAGCACGCCACGATCGGGCGCGATCATCGCAAGATCCACCACCGGCATCTGGAACTGATCGCCCAGCGACTGAAGCACCTGCGCCCGCGAGACAAACCTCAGCCGCACCAGCACCCGGTCGAGCCGCTCGCCCGTCTCGCGCTGCTCAGTCAAAGCACGCTCGAGCTGCTCGCGCGTGATCAACCCCTTCTCGACCAGAATCAGCCCAATGCCCATCTTGCTTACACCCTACCAGACTCAGCGCCCGAAGTTCCACACTTTTCGTCACATTCCCGTCACTTCTACCGTCGCCAGAGCCTGCCGCTGACATCAACCCGGATATGTTGCGCTCGTGCGTTCAGTCTCCCACACCGTCATCGACACAAGCGAAGCGTTGGGATCAGCCTCCGTGATCCGTGGCTTAAGAAGCCCGAAAAACACCCGGGCCATGTTTTCGACCGAAGGATTCACCCCCGAATCGGGTGCAAACTCCGCAGTATCACAATTCAGGTTCGTGTGATCAAACCGGTCCAGAATCGCCGCCTTGACCAGTTCCTCGATACGAGCCACCGGCATTGGGGATGCCGCAACCCGAACCCTCACACAAGGCTCGATCTGATAATTGTGCCCGTGACCGTTCGGGTTGTTGCAGTGACCGAAGACACGGCGATTCTCCTCATCGCTCATCGCACGGACATGCAACCGATGCGCGGCTGCGAAATCGAACCGCACCCGGATCTCCGCCCACTCCTCTGAACCTTGCACGGGCATTTCAACTGCATGATACGGGCTCAATCTCCAGCGCAGCGATTCGGCCCCTTCAAGATGGGCAATCCGCACCGCCTCGACCAGACGCGGCATCAACGTCGCCGGATGGACGGTCGGAGTCTGCTCGCAAGCCTTCGCGATGATCGGGACAAGCATTGTGCGCACAATTCTGTCGATTTCGCGGATATCGACAAGGTATCCTGTGAGTGGGTCGGGCTCGCCGCGACAGGTCAGGTCGATCTCGTAGTATCTCCCGAGCCCATGCATCGCCGGGATGCCGGCCGAGCCGTTGACACCGCCGGTTTCACCTCCGGGGTTGATGGAGAATCGAACTGTGCGTCTGAGACTGGCCATGTCTCGAAGTCTATCAGGCGAACCATGCCTTCCCCGAACCCCCGAATGGAGAACTCGATGATCCTGCGAATCTCTCACGTTGTTGCTGCCCTGGCAGTTGTCATGGCCCTGCCAGCGTGCAGCACCCGCAAGGTGCAGTCGTCCGAACTGCCCGCAGGCGGTGCACCCAATGTTCTGGCGCACACGATGACGCGCATCGACGGCACGCCCGAGTCGTTGCGTCGCTATGAGGGCAAGGTGGTGATGATTGTCAATGTGGCG
This genomic interval from Phycisphaeraceae bacterium contains the following:
- the tadA gene encoding Flp pilus assembly complex ATPase component TadA — protein: MGIGLILVEKGLITREQLERALTEQRETGERLDRVLVRLRFVSRAQVLQSLGDQFQMPVVDLAMIAPDRGVLSMLPPKLVYRQSCVPIDRHNGTLTIATSDPFEITALDELRLLTGCSIELVLADEEELSKFIRLHYGVGGDTLEQLSADKDEQAQITGGEAEEIEQAQEASVIKLVNDILSEAINERATDVHIEPYEGELIVRYRIDGVLQKANVPATINRFGAAIVSRLKIMSSLNIAEKRKPQDGRITFVHRAPNTPTAEYDLRMSVIPMLFGEGVVLRVLSKTAVLLSLDDLGMDTQTQARWDRLISRPHGIVLVTGPTGSGKSTTLYASLNRIVTDAVKVITVEDPVEYHVAGVNQIQVNMKTGLTFAAGLRSILRHDPDVVMVGEIRDKETAEVAIQASLTGHMVFSTLHTNDSSGATTRLLDMGVEPFLVSSSVEGVMAQRLVRRICEECGEPYKPEADEIPPDFEMSEGGMLTRGRGCRSCRNTGYRGRVGVYELLSLTHELRDMIMHRRNAPDIAAEALRQGHLTVLRADGFAKVRQGRTTLSEVARALTA
- a CDS encoding 6-carboxytetrahydropterin synthase → MASLRRTVRFSINPGGETGGVNGSAGIPAMHGLGRYYEIDLTCRGEPDPLTGYLVDIREIDRIVRTMLVPIIAKACEQTPTVHPATLMPRLVEAVRIAHLEGAESLRWRLSPYHAVEMPVQGSEEWAEIRVRFDFAAAHRLHVRAMSDEENRRVFGHCNNPNGHGHNYQIEPCVRVRVAASPMPVARIEELVKAAILDRFDHTNLNCDTAEFAPDSGVNPSVENMARVFFGLLKPRITEADPNASLVSMTVWETERTSATYPG